Proteins encoded in a region of the Patagioenas fasciata isolate bPatFas1 chromosome 21, bPatFas1.hap1, whole genome shotgun sequence genome:
- the LRRN2 gene encoding leucine-rich repeat neuronal protein 2, which translates to MCPVSLSCLGGSRSRQPKMRRLQTSSLLLCVVAATAIPTVPWKVQCPPQCVCQIRPWYTPRSVYREAATVDCNDLFISAVPRDLPEGTQTLLLQSNNIGRLEQSELDYLRNLSELDLSQNSFSHVWDLELKSMPQLLSLHLEENQLAELPDGSFPGLGNLQELYLNHNQLRRIAPRAFSGLGSLLRLHLNSNLLRTVDSRWFQMLPSLEILMIGGNRVDAILDMNFRPLSKLRSLVLAGMNLREISDYALEGLRSLESLSFYDNKLVNVPKRALQRVPGLKFLDLNKNPLQRVRQSDFTNMLHLKELGLNNMEELVSIDQFALINLPELTKLDVTNNPKLSFIHPKAFHHLPQLETLMLNNNALSALHKQTVESLPNLQEISIHSNPIRCDCVIRWVNSTENRIRFIEPQSTLCAEPPDLKRRHIRDVPFREMTDRCLPLISTKSFPSRLEVADGDNVSLHCRALAEPDPEIYWVTPSGVKLIPYTEDGRHKVHPEGTLEIQGVSAGEAGLYTCVAHNLLGADTKSISLTVNHSFPLGQDSLELVVVDVQSYHILLAWKPHLNTVSSNLTWSSLLLSPSVDTTNVARIPTGTHTYNITRLHQDTEYWACLHVAFIDSQAKAACVSARTKEAARRSWLPQGGQGLLLLLPGLLLLAALLAARCGAGTERRGGRELLGRAAAVRVVYPGPGPRGGQLLAVQVQAAAMDC; encoded by the coding sequence ATGTGCCCCGTGAGCCTTTCCTGCCTGGGAGGAAGCCGGTCCCGCCAGCCGAAAATGCGACGCTTGCAAACCAGCTCCCTTCTGCTCTGCGTGGTGGCCGCCACCGCCATCCCCACCGTGCCCTGGAAGGTCCAGTGTCCCCCGCAGTGTGTCTGCCAGATCAGGCCCTGGTACACCCCCCGCTCGGTCTACCGGGAGGCGGCCACCGTGGACTGCAATGACTTGTTCATCTCTGCCGTGCCCCGGGACCTGCCGGAGGGGACCCAGACCCTGCTCCTGCAAAGCAACAACATCGGCAGGCTGGAGCAGAGCGAGCTGGACTATCTCAGAAACCTCTCGGAGCTGGACCTGTCGCAGAACAGCTTCTCCCACGTCTGGGACCTGGAGCTGAAGAGCATGCCCCAGCTGCTCAGCCTGCACCTGGAGGAGAACCAGCTGGCGGAGCTGCCCGACGGCAGCTTCCCCGGGCTGGGCAACCTGCAGGAGCTCTACCTGAACCACAACCAGCTCCGCAGGATCGCCCCCCGCGCCTTCTCCGGGCTCGGCAGCCTCCTGCGCCTCCACCTCAACTCCAACCTGCTGAGGACGGTCGACAGCCGCTGGTTCCAGATGCTCCCCAGCCTGGAGATCCTCATGATCGGAGGCAACAGGGTGGATGCGATCTTGGACATGAATTTCAGGCCCCTGTCGAAGCTGCGGagtttggttttggctgggatgaaCCTGAGGGAGATCTCGGACTACGCGCTGGAGGGGCTGCGGAGCCTGGAGAGCCTCTCTTTCTACGACAACAAACTCGTGAACGTCCCCAAGCGGGCCCTGCAGCGAGTCCCTGGCCTCAAGTTCCTGGATCTGAACAAAAACCCATTGCAGAGGGTCAGGCAAAGCGACTTCACCAACATGCTGCACCTCAAAGAGCTGGGGCTCAACAACATGGAGGAGCTGGTGTCCATAGACCAGTTCGCCTTGATCAACCTCCCCGAGCTGACCAAGCTGGACGTGACCAACAACCCCAAGCTGTCCTTCATCCACCCCAAAGCCTTCCACCACCTCCCCCAGCTGGAAACCCTCATGCTCAACAACAACGCCCTAAGTGCCTTGCATAAGCAGACGGTGGAGTCGCTGCCCAACCTGCAGGAGATCAGCATCCACAGCAACCCCATCCGCTGCGACTGCGTCATCCGCTGGGTCAACAGCACGGAGAACCGCATCCGCTTCATCGAGCCGCAGTCCACGCTCTGCGCCGAGCCCCCCGACCTCAAGAGGAGGCACATTCGGGATGTCCCCTTCCGGGAGATGACCGACCGCTGCCTGCCTCTCATCTCCACCAAGAGCTTTCCCTCCCGCTTAGAGGTGGCGGATGGTGACAACGTCTCCTTGCATTGCCGAGCTTTGGCGGAGCCAGACCCGGAGATCTACTGGGTGACCCCTTCGGGGGTGAAGCTGATCCCCTACACGGAAGACGGGCGGCACAAGGTGCACCCCGAAGGGACGCTGGAGATCCAGGGGGTCTCGGCTGGGGAGGCCGGGCTGTACACCTGCGTGGCTCACAACCTCCTCGGGGCAGACACCAAGAGCATCAGCCTGACGGTCAACCACTCCTTCCCGCTCGGCCAGGACAGCCTGGAGCTGGTGGTGGTGGACGTCCAGTCCTACCACATCCTGCTTGCCTGGAAGCCGCATCTCAACACCGTCTCCTCCAACCTCACTTGGTCCAGCTTACTGCTCAGCCCCAGCGTGGACACCACCAACGTGGCCCGGATCCCCACGGGGACCCACACGTACAACATCACGCGGCTGCACCAGGACACGGAGTACTGGGCTTGCCTCCACGTGGCCTTCATAGACTCGCAGGCCAAGGCGGCTTGTGTGAGCGCCAGGACTAAGGAGGCCGCCCGGCGCTCCTGGCTGCCGCAGGGCGGGCAgggcctcctgctgctgctcccgggGCTCCTGCTCCTCGCCGCCCTCCTCGCCGCTCGCTGCGGCGCCGGGACGGAGCGCCGGGGCGGCCGGGAGCTGCTCGGCAGAGCCGCGGCCGTGCGGGTGGTGTACCCAGGCCCGGGGCCGCGCGGGGGGCAGCTCCTGGCCGTGCAGGTGCAGGCGGCCGCCATGGACTGCTGA